A genome region from Arachis duranensis cultivar V14167 chromosome 8, aradu.V14167.gnm2.J7QH, whole genome shotgun sequence includes the following:
- the LOC107460257 gene encoding uncharacterized protein LOC107460257, translating to MAAVSTSFILTHSASSINKLDYSQFKIKHSSLSQNINRRGGVQLSSARRPLTIQAAYSEGGRPSGASIFVGGFLLGGLIVGTLGCVYAPQISKALAGADRKELMRKLPKFIYDEEKALEKTRKVLAEKIAQLNDAIDDVSSQLRSEETPNGVAVNSDELEAAA from the exons ATGGCAGCAGTTTCCACTTCTTTCATCCTAACTCACTCCG CATCTTCAATCAATAAGTTGGACTACTCACAGTTCAAGATCAAACATTCCAGCTTGTCACAGAATATCAATCGTCGTGGGGGAGTGCAGCTGTCTTCGGCAAGAAGGCCTCTCACAATCCAAGCTGCATATAG TGAAGGTGGAAGGCCCAGCGGTGCTAGCATCTTTGTCGGTGGCTTTCTCTTGGGAGGATTAATTGTTGGTACCCTTGGCTGCGTGTATGCACCTCAG ATCAGCAAAGCTCTAGCTGGAGCTGACCGGAAGGAGTTGATGAGAAAACTGCCAAAATTCATATATGATGAAGAAAAAGCCTTAGAG aaaacaagaaaagtactGGCTGAGAAGATTGCACAACTGAATGATGCCATAGATGATGTTTCCTCTCAGCTACGGTCAGAAGAGACCCCAAATGGAGTGGCTGTGAACTCTGATGAACTCGAAGCTGCTGCATGA